The DNA sequence TCCACCGCAAGGCGGCAGAAAACACCCGCAGCAAGAGTTCATCCAAATCGACACGACGAACATTTTGTTCATCGTTGGCGGTGCCTTTGACGGCATCGAAACGATCGTTAAAGAGCGTCTTGGCGAAAAAGTCATCGGCTTCGGCTCTCCGCAAGCCAAACATTTGGAAGACAAGAGCATCATGCAGCAGATCATACCGGAAGATTTGTTGAAATTCGGGTTGATCCCGGAATTCATCGGTCGTTTGCCGATAATGGCTGCGTTGGAAAAGCTGACAGAAGACGATTTGGTTCATATTCTGACACAACCAAAAAATGCCTTGGTAAAACAATACAAAAAATTACTTGAGTTGGATGGCGTCGAATTGGTATTCGAAGATGACGCATTGCGTTCCATCGCCAAAAAGGCACTGGAAAGAAACACAGGTGCCCGTGGATTGCGCTCCATCATCGAAAACATCATGCTGGACATCATGTTTGATATCCCAAGCAGAGATGAAATCGTGAAGTGCGTCATTACGGACAATACAGTCAATGGCATCGGTTCGCCGTTGCTGTTCGATGAAGACGACAAACAGATCAACTAAACATGAGCTTGCGTTTGAAGTCCGGCGAATCAGACAATTTCCAATCTGATTTCCGGATTTTTTCGCATAATCATGGCAGATGGTTGCAGAAATAGTTTTAACGGTCGTTTCAATTACGGACGGCTTTGAAAAGGAGTGGAAATAAATGCACGTAAAAGATGCGGAAATCGTAATGAGCGCGGTCGATCCCAAACAATATCCAACCACCGGCTTTGCTGAAATCGCCTTGGCGGGACGGTCCAATGTGGGCAAGTCATCGTTCATCAATAAACTGATCAATCGCAAAGCGTTGGCACGGACATCAAGCAAACCGGGGAAGACCCAGACTTTGAACTTCTACTTGATCAATAATTCATTTTATTTTGTGGATGTTCCGGGTTACGGCTATGCGAAAGTTTCGAAAACGGAACGGGCGAAATGGGGCCAAATGTTGGAGACGTACTTTACACAAAGGGATACGTTGCGACATGTCTTTTTGATTGTCGATTTTCGTCACGAGCCTACCGAAGACGATATTCAAATGAAGGATTTCATTGAATATTACAATCTTCCTTATTCGGTCATCGCGACCAAATGCGATAAAATACCGCGGGGGAAATGGAATCAACATTTCTACCGCATCAAGAAAGCTTTGAATCTTCCAAGTGATGAGTCCTTGATCATGTTCTCAAAGGAGACCGGTGAGGGATTTGAAAAAGCCTGGACCTTTATTGAGGGAATATTGGCTGAGTATGATGAAGCGGCACAGGAATAGAGATAAACAAGAGAAAAACAATGGGCAATATCCTACTATTGGATGTTGCCCATTCTTTGTTCATTCGTTATGATGGGTTAGACAAGGTGCTTGTCGTCAAACAGAATAGGACAGGGGAGGGTAATATGGGAACTGAAAATAAACTAAACCGTTACACGACTGAAGAGAAAAGTTGGATTATGCAGGATTGGGCGAATTCGGCATACTCCATCATGATCACAACGGCGGTATTCCCTTTGTATTTCAAGTCGATTGCGGAAAGTGGCGGATTGGCGGATGCTGATTCGACAGCGTATTGGGGCTATGCGAATGCTGCAGCTACGCTGGTTGTGTCGCTGCTTGCGCCAGTGCTGGGAGCTGTCGCGGATTACAAAGGTTTCCGCAACCCGCTGTTTACGGGCTTTACATTGGCCGGTATTTTCGCAACGATCGGGTTCGTCTTTGTGCCTGCTGCAAATTGGCTGTTTCTGTTGGGACTTTATATGTTGTCAGTAGTCGGTTTTTCCGGAGCGAATATCTTCTATGACGGCTCCTTGATGGACGTGACGACCGATGAACGGATGGACCGCATTTCCTCGGCCGGATTCGGCTGGGGGTATATCGGCAGTTCCATCCCGTTCGTCATCTTTATTTTTTTCCAACTGACCGGCATTTTGCCAGTGAGCACGAGCGGCATTGTGAAAGGCGGCTTCATCCTTACTGCGATTTGGTGGTTCGTATTCACCATCCCTTATTGGAAGAATGTCAAACAGAACTATTACATCGAAAAAGAACCGCGCGTGATGCGCAAGAGCTTCATCAGATTATGGGAAACGCTGAAGAACATCAAGGAATACAGACAAGCCTTTTTGTTTTTGTTGGCCTATTTCTTCTATATCGACGGAGTTGGGACCATCTTCAAAATGGCGACTGCTATCGGGTCGGATATCGGTCTCTCCTCGAATGACCTGATCGTTGTCATGCTGATTGTCCAATTCTTGGCATTCCCGTTCTCCATCCTGTACGGCCGTGCGTCCAGACGCTTCGGCAACAAGAACATGATATTTGTGGGTATTGTAACTTATATTTTTATCTGCATCTATGCTTTGCAGTTGGACTCATTGCTGACATTCATTATTTTGGCCCTGCTGGTCGGTACAGCCCAAGGAGGCGTGCAGGCGTTGAGCCGATCCTTGTTCGGCCAGCTGATTCCGAAAGAGCAAGCGAACGAATTCTTCGGATTCTACAACATCTTCGGGAAATTTGCGGCTGTCGTCGGTCCGCTGCTTGTCGGACTCATCTCGCAGCTGACCGGAAACTCGTTGGATGGGGTTTTTGCCCTGATCATCCTGTTCGTGATCGGAGGCATACTGCTGTTCTTTGTGAAAGTACCGAATCTGAAAGGAGAACAGCAGAGCGGTCTGTTTTGATGACTGTCTGAGGAAATAGTTGCATGTGTTGCGCAGATGTGGTAAAATCTAATTTGCATCTTTATGCGCGTTTTTATAAAATGAAAATATTTCTTCAAGGTGGGAGACATTTGGCAGAACGTATTTCAGAAGAAAAATTAGCGCAGATCAGAACCGAAACTAATATTGTTGATGTCGTCAGCCAATATGTACAACTAAAAAAAAGAGGCAAGAATCATTTTGGCTTTTGCCCGTTTCATGACGAGAAGACCCCCTCTTTTTCTGTAGCAGAAGAAAAACAGATTTTCCACTGTTTCAGCTGCGGAAGAGGAGGGAATGTTTTTACTTTTTTGATGGATGTCGAGGGTATTTCGTTCGTTGAGGCAGTCATTAAGACAGCCGAATTGAGCAACATTGAGTTGGATTTCTCTTACGAAAACCATGCGCAGGAAAATCCGCTGCAGTCAAAGAAAGAAAAACTGATCCAAATCCATGAGGAAGCAGCGGCTTTTTACCATCAGGTCCTCATGAATACCGTTACGGGGCAAGCTGCGCTGGATTACATGATCCAACGCGGCTTCACGCCGGAGACACTAAAAGAATATCAAATAGGTTTTTCTCCATCCAATCGGACGGCGCTCTTTCAAATGCTGAAAGCGAAGGCATTCGATGAAGGACTCCTTCAGGAAAGTGGTATTTTCACGGATAGGCAAGGTCAAAACGAACTTTTCGATCGGTTCTCCGCCCGGATCATTTTCCCTTTGCGGAACGCTAAAGGAAAGACTGTGGCTTTTTCCGGCCGAATTCTGCAGGCTACCCCAGCAGATGACACGGGTTACCATGAAGCGAAATACCTGAACAGCCCCGAAACGCTATTGTTCAACAAGCGTGATTTCCTTTTCAACTTCGATAAAGCCCGCAGTGAAATCCGGAGACATTCAGAAGTGATCCTTTTCGAAGGCTACATGGATGTCATTTCCGCTTGGCAAGCGGGGGTGAAAAATGGCGTCGCCTCGATGGGGACCAGCCTGACGGATGAACAGAACCGGATATTGACGAAGACGGCCGATAAAATAGTCATAGCCTATGACGGCGATCGTCCCGGGGTCGAAGCGACTAAGCGCGCCATAGAAATATTGGAACGCAACAAGCACTTCGACATCTCAATTTTCCCGCTGGAAGCAGGTATGGATCCGGATGAGTACATCCAGCAGAAGGGTCCGGAGGCATTCGTCAAGGCCCTGAAAAACAACCGAGAAACGGTCATTCAGTTCTATTCCCGCTATCTCAAGATGAATCTGAACCTGGATTCCGAAAAAAATCGCATCACTTATATCGAAACCATGCTTAAGGCATTGGCTCCCTTGGATTCTTTGGTCGAAAGAGAGCTTTACATGAAGGACATCGCGGATGAATTCAGTATTCCGGTAGATATCCTGCAGAGGCAATTGAAGGGGTATCAGCAAGAGGTATTGCAGCAGCGACCTGAACGCGAGCCGGTCAGGAGAACCGCGCCGCATGAGGCCGCCCCTCATGCAGTGTATCCAAACATGAACAAACGCAAAGTGACCCAAGCTGAGCAAAGTGAAAAGCAACTGCTTTACCGTCTGTTTCATTTCGAGGAAGTCTGGTCGTATCTGAATGAGATTGACGCAGACTTCAATTTCATCCATGATGACTATCAGACGATCTACATTTTGTATGAAGAGTTTTTCAGGCAGACTGGGTTGGTCGGGAATATCGACCAATTTTTGGACCGCATCAACAATCAAGCTCTTCAAAATGTGATTACGGAGATTGAATGGTTTCAATTGGATTCGGAAGTCACCTATCAGGAAATTCAGGATCTCGTCCATATCATCCGGGACAAGTCCTCCCTTCAGGACCAACTGACCAAGAAACAGGCAGAAATGAAGGAAGCCCGCAAGAAAAATGACAATGAGCGTCTGAAGACAATCATGTTGGAAATCGTTTCGCTCTCAAAAGAATTAAAAGCAACAAAGAAATAGCCCGCATCGAATGGAGGAATCATTTTATGGCAATCGAAAAAAATGATCAAGGTTTCATGTTAGAACAGGTAACCAAAAAGCTGATCGCAGAGCACAAATTATTGGGGTCCGTCTTCTACGACGAATTGGCCGATAAGATAGCTACCCCTTTCCAATTGGACGCGGATGCAATGGATAAGCTGATACAAAAAATGGAAGACGGCGGTGTCAGTGTGGTAGACGCAGACGGCGGTCCGACTGCCCGTCAACTTGCCAAAGAAACAGTGAAGCCTGAAAAACCAGCAGCAGCCAAAAAGGATGAAGAAGAAGACCCAATGGCTGTGCCTCCCGGAGTGAAAATCAATGACCCGGTCCGCATGTACCTGAAGGAAATCGGCCGTGTGCCTTTGTTGAACGCAGAGGAAGAAGTCAATTTGGCTCTCCGCATCAAAGAAGGCGATCAGGAAGCGAAACAACAATTGGCTGAAGCCAACTTGCGTCTGGTCGTTTCCATCGCAAAACGTTATGTGGGACGTGGGATGCAATTCTTGGATCTGATCCAGGAAGGGAACATGGGTCTGATGAAAGCTGTCGAAAAATTCGACCACACCAAAGGGTTCAAATTTTCCACCTACGCAACTTGGTGGATCCGTCAAGCCATCACCCGTGCCATCGCCGACCAAGCCAGAACAATCCGTATCCCTGTGCATATGGTTGAAACAATCAATAAATTGGTCCGTATCCAACGGCAATTGCTGCAGGATCTAGGGCGCGAACCGACACCGGAAGAAATCGGTGCCGAAATGGACCTTCCGACTGAAAAAGTCAGAGAAATCCTGAAAATCGCCCAAGAGCCCGTTTCCTTGGAAACCCCTATAGGAGAAGAAGATGATTCCCATTTAGGCGATTTCATCGAAGATCAGGAAGTCCTGAGTCCGGCTGACCATACTGCCCAAACGCTTCTGAAGGAACAACTTGAGGAAGTGTTGGACACTTTGACAGACCGTGAGGAAAACGTCTTGCGTCTGCGTTTCGGCCTTGATGACGGCAATGTGCGGACTTTGGAGCAAGTGGGGAAAGTATTCGGCGTCACCCGCGAGCGGATCCGTCAAATCGAAGCGAAAGCGTTGCGCAAACTGCGTCACCCGAGCCGCTCGAAACAATTGAAAGATTTTCTTGAGTAATAAGCGCACTAACCCGAGGTATTGCACTCGGGTTTTTCTTATGCCATTTTCTGAATGATATACGGATTAATGGGATATATGAATTGGAATTATGCTAAAATAGTACTATCAGCAAAAATGGAAATGGAGGGATGATGTTGAATAATCAACAATTATCCGTAAGACTCGAGACGGTTGCAGGTTTTGTGCCGGAAAATGCCAGACTGGCCGATATCGGCTCGGATCACGCTTACCTGCCTTGTGTTTTGGCAGCGCGTGAAGTTGTCAGTTTCGCATTGGCAGGGGAAGTTGTGAAAGGCCCCTTCGAATCGGCAGCGGAACAGATCAGAACATCAGGAGTAGGCGATCGCGTCAGCGCCAGACTTGGTGATGGCATGGATGTGATAGAGTCGACGGATCATATAGACGTCGTCACCATCTGCGGGATGGGTGGGGACTTGATTTCCAAAATTCTGGGAAAAGGCAGATTGAAAGATAAATTGGTCGGTGTGGAACGGTTGATCCTTCAGCCCAATAATGGAGAAAAGAAACTGCGTGAATGGCTGATTGCCCACCAGTACAAAATCATCGACGAAACGATATTGGAAGAAAACGGAAAGATTTATGAAATCATCGTTGCCGAAAATGCAGAGACGCCAGAAAACTATTCTGATCTGGAATACACCTTCGGCCGTTTCTTGCTTCAGAATAAAAATGAAACGTTCCGCAAAAAATGGTTGTCCGAAATCGACAAATGCCAATACATATTGGACAGCATGCAAAAAGCAAGCAATGACCTGAACGATAAAGAACAGCAAGTGATCAATAAAGTCAATGAAATTAAAGAGGTGCTGAAATCATGAAAAGCATAACTGGTTATGAATTCATCGAGTTATTCGAATCGCATGTTCCGACTTGGCTGGCAGAGGAGGGGGATCCGGTGGGGCTCCATTTGGGGGACTTGAGCCGTCCGGTCCGCCGTATTATGGTGACGCTTGATGTCCGTCCCGAAGTCGTTCAGGAGGCCATCGAGAAGCAAGTCGACTTCATCTTCTCCCATCATCCGCCGATCTACAGACCGTTAAAAAATCTGGACGTTTCAGACAAGCAAACAAAGATGTACGTCGATCTGCTGAAACATGACATCAGCGTCTATGCGGCCCATACGAATCTGGACAATGCAAACAACGGGATGAACGATTGGCTTTCTGAGGCATTGGGGCTGTTGGATGTCGAAATCATGGACGTAACGAAGCGCGTGCCCGTGAAAAAAATATCCGTCTGCGTGCCGAATGCGGAATGCAATCGTGTCCGTGTGGCTATGACCGATGCTGGCGCGGGGAACATTTCCGATGAATATAGCCACTGTTCCTACGAAGCGCAAGGAGTAGGACGCTTCACGCCGCTCGAAGGCGCGAAACCCGCTATCGGCCACATCAATGAACCCGAAGCGGTGCAAGAAAAGAAAATTGAGATGATCGTAGAAGACAAATATTTGGCGGAAGTATTGGAGGCGCTGTATGAATCGCACCCATACGAAGAACCCATCTACGAAATCTACACGATCAATAATTTCCAGCGCGAATATGGTCTGGGAAGGGTCGGCAATTTAGCGTTGCCGATGTCGTTGCGTTCCTTTATCCAGTATGCGAAGGATGTTTTCCAGGTCGAAGGCATGCGCTTCATCGCAGCCGATTTGGATCAGACGATCACCCGCGTTGCCATCTGCGGCGGGGATGCCGGTAAGTATTATCGGAAAGCCATCAAAAAAGGTGCTGATGTCTACATCACTGGCGATGTTTACTATCACACCGCACACGATATGCAGGCTGATGGACTGACCGTCATCGATCCGGGCCATCACATCGAACAGATCTGCAAACCGAAATTGTTGGAATTATTCAATGAATGGAAAAAAGAAAATGCTTGGGATCTGGAAGTCATCGCTTCCGAAATCAACACGGACCCCTTCATTTTCGACAGTCAATTGTGAGAGGATGTCAATACATGCAAGATAAATTAGTGGACCGCTTTTTGAAATATATTAAATTCGAGACAAGATCGGATGAAAAAAGTCTGACTGTGCCATCTACCCAAAACCAGGTGGATTTTGCCAAAACTGTTTTGATGCCGGAACTGGAAGCCATCGG is a window from the Trichococcus shcherbakoviae genome containing:
- the yihA gene encoding ribosome biogenesis GTP-binding protein YihA/YsxC, giving the protein MHVKDAEIVMSAVDPKQYPTTGFAEIALAGRSNVGKSSFINKLINRKALARTSSKPGKTQTLNFYLINNSFYFVDVPGYGYAKVSKTERAKWGQMLETYFTQRDTLRHVFLIVDFRHEPTEDDIQMKDFIEYYNLPYSVIATKCDKIPRGKWNQHFYRIKKALNLPSDESLIMFSKETGEGFEKAWTFIEGILAEYDEAAQE
- a CDS encoding MFS transporter is translated as MGTENKLNRYTTEEKSWIMQDWANSAYSIMITTAVFPLYFKSIAESGGLADADSTAYWGYANAAATLVVSLLAPVLGAVADYKGFRNPLFTGFTLAGIFATIGFVFVPAANWLFLLGLYMLSVVGFSGANIFYDGSLMDVTTDERMDRISSAGFGWGYIGSSIPFVIFIFFQLTGILPVSTSGIVKGGFILTAIWWFVFTIPYWKNVKQNYYIEKEPRVMRKSFIRLWETLKNIKEYRQAFLFLLAYFFYIDGVGTIFKMATAIGSDIGLSSNDLIVVMLIVQFLAFPFSILYGRASRRFGNKNMIFVGIVTYIFICIYALQLDSLLTFIILALLVGTAQGGVQALSRSLFGQLIPKEQANEFFGFYNIFGKFAAVVGPLLVGLISQLTGNSLDGVFALIILFVIGGILLFFVKVPNLKGEQQSGLF
- the dnaG gene encoding DNA primase produces the protein MAERISEEKLAQIRTETNIVDVVSQYVQLKKRGKNHFGFCPFHDEKTPSFSVAEEKQIFHCFSCGRGGNVFTFLMDVEGISFVEAVIKTAELSNIELDFSYENHAQENPLQSKKEKLIQIHEEAAAFYHQVLMNTVTGQAALDYMIQRGFTPETLKEYQIGFSPSNRTALFQMLKAKAFDEGLLQESGIFTDRQGQNELFDRFSARIIFPLRNAKGKTVAFSGRILQATPADDTGYHEAKYLNSPETLLFNKRDFLFNFDKARSEIRRHSEVILFEGYMDVISAWQAGVKNGVASMGTSLTDEQNRILTKTADKIVIAYDGDRPGVEATKRAIEILERNKHFDISIFPLEAGMDPDEYIQQKGPEAFVKALKNNRETVIQFYSRYLKMNLNLDSEKNRITYIETMLKALAPLDSLVERELYMKDIADEFSIPVDILQRQLKGYQQEVLQQRPEREPVRRTAPHEAAPHAVYPNMNKRKVTQAEQSEKQLLYRLFHFEEVWSYLNEIDADFNFIHDDYQTIYILYEEFFRQTGLVGNIDQFLDRINNQALQNVITEIEWFQLDSEVTYQEIQDLVHIIRDKSSLQDQLTKKQAEMKEARKKNDNERLKTIMLEIVSLSKELKATKK
- the rpoD gene encoding RNA polymerase sigma factor RpoD is translated as MAIEKNDQGFMLEQVTKKLIAEHKLLGSVFYDELADKIATPFQLDADAMDKLIQKMEDGGVSVVDADGGPTARQLAKETVKPEKPAAAKKDEEEDPMAVPPGVKINDPVRMYLKEIGRVPLLNAEEEVNLALRIKEGDQEAKQQLAEANLRLVVSIAKRYVGRGMQFLDLIQEGNMGLMKAVEKFDHTKGFKFSTYATWWIRQAITRAIADQARTIRIPVHMVETINKLVRIQRQLLQDLGREPTPEEIGAEMDLPTEKVREILKIAQEPVSLETPIGEEDDSHLGDFIEDQEVLSPADHTAQTLLKEQLEEVLDTLTDREENVLRLRFGLDDGNVRTLEQVGKVFGVTRERIRQIEAKALRKLRHPSRSKQLKDFLE
- a CDS encoding tRNA (adenine(22)-N(1))-methyltransferase TrmK; its protein translation is MNNQQLSVRLETVAGFVPENARLADIGSDHAYLPCVLAAREVVSFALAGEVVKGPFESAAEQIRTSGVGDRVSARLGDGMDVIESTDHIDVVTICGMGGDLISKILGKGRLKDKLVGVERLILQPNNGEKKLREWLIAHQYKIIDETILEENGKIYEIIVAENAETPENYSDLEYTFGRFLLQNKNETFRKKWLSEIDKCQYILDSMQKASNDLNDKEQQVINKVNEIKEVLKS
- a CDS encoding Nif3-like dinuclear metal center hexameric protein, coding for MKSITGYEFIELFESHVPTWLAEEGDPVGLHLGDLSRPVRRIMVTLDVRPEVVQEAIEKQVDFIFSHHPPIYRPLKNLDVSDKQTKMYVDLLKHDISVYAAHTNLDNANNGMNDWLSEALGLLDVEIMDVTKRVPVKKISVCVPNAECNRVRVAMTDAGAGNISDEYSHCSYEAQGVGRFTPLEGAKPAIGHINEPEAVQEKKIEMIVEDKYLAEVLEALYESHPYEEPIYEIYTINNFQREYGLGRVGNLALPMSLRSFIQYAKDVFQVEGMRFIAADLDQTITRVAICGGDAGKYYRKAIKKGADVYITGDVYYHTAHDMQADGLTVIDPGHHIEQICKPKLLELFNEWKKENAWDLEVIASEINTDPFIFDSQL